The following are encoded in a window of Thermoanaerobacter ethanolicus JW 200 genomic DNA:
- a CDS encoding IS110 family RNA-guided transposase, with protein MKYTQNEKILQVTEDTLIAGVDIAKESHYARAFDYRGVEYGKYLRFENNREGMTKFFRWAKELMERHKKNKLIVGIEPTGQYWLCFAQYLKDNNIKVVLVNPFHVKRSKELDDNSPTKSDKKDPKTIAMLVKDGRYVEPTIPEGVYAELRVAMDIKDRLNKQIGMTKNQITRWMDIYFPEFNTVFSDWEGKAALITLREFPTPEKIAKKSAEEIISIWKKEVQRGVGEKRAIKLIETAKESIGKKQGIKMAEYEIKTLIEQYEFLKKQIEEIEKKIEELIVEIPGVKELLEIKGIGVNTVAGFIAEVGDIEKYEHPKQIQKLGGLNLVENSSGKHKGETTISKRGRKRLRRVLFNAVMALVAKNEEFRELHKYYTTRAQNPLKKKQSLIVLCNKLIRVFYVILKKGVKYDPIKMMKDIKRPALQEAA; from the coding sequence ATGAAGTATACACAAAATGAAAAGATTTTGCAAGTAACAGAAGACACATTAATTGCGGGAGTAGACATAGCAAAAGAAAGCCATTATGCCAGAGCATTTGACTACAGAGGAGTAGAATATGGGAAATACCTAAGATTTGAAAACAATAGAGAAGGTATGACAAAATTTTTTAGATGGGCAAAAGAGTTGATGGAGAGACATAAGAAAAACAAACTAATAGTAGGGATAGAACCGACAGGGCAATATTGGCTATGTTTTGCCCAATACCTTAAAGACAATAACATAAAGGTAGTATTGGTTAATCCATTTCATGTAAAGAGGAGCAAAGAATTAGATGACAATTCTCCCACAAAAAGCGATAAAAAAGACCCAAAAACAATAGCAATGCTAGTAAAAGATGGGAGATATGTAGAGCCGACAATACCTGAAGGAGTATATGCAGAATTAAGGGTAGCGATGGACATAAAAGACAGGTTGAACAAACAAATAGGGATGACAAAAAATCAAATAACAAGATGGATGGACATATACTTTCCGGAGTTTAACACCGTATTTTCAGACTGGGAAGGGAAAGCAGCACTTATCACATTAAGAGAATTTCCAACGCCTGAGAAGATAGCAAAAAAGAGTGCTGAAGAAATAATATCGATATGGAAGAAAGAAGTACAAAGAGGGGTAGGAGAAAAAAGGGCTATAAAGCTGATAGAAACTGCTAAGGAGAGCATAGGGAAGAAGCAGGGCATAAAGATGGCGGAATACGAGATAAAGACTCTCATTGAACAATACGAATTTCTCAAAAAACAAATTGAAGAAATAGAGAAGAAGATAGAAGAATTAATAGTTGAGATACCAGGGGTTAAAGAACTACTAGAAATCAAAGGGATAGGAGTAAATACAGTAGCAGGTTTTATTGCAGAAGTAGGAGATATTGAGAAATATGAACATCCAAAACAGATACAAAAACTAGGAGGATTAAACCTAGTAGAGAATAGCTCTGGTAAACATAAAGGAGAAACGACAATAAGTAAAAGAGGGAGGAAGCGATTGAGGAGAGTACTATTTAATGCAGTAATGGCCTTGGTTGCAAAAAACGAAGAGTTTCGTGAACTACACAAATATTACACTACCAGAGCGCAAAACCCGCTAAAAAAGAAGCAATCACTAATAGTATTGTGCAACAAACTGATAAGGGTATTTTATGTCATATTAAAAAAAGGAGTAAAATATGACCCAATCAAGATGATGAAGGACATAAAGAGGCCAGCCTTACAGGAAGCTGCATAA
- a CDS encoding phosphoenolpyruvate hydrolase family protein, with product MAISREVALSRLKKVVEEGKPIIGAGAGTGISAKFSVQGGVDLIIIYNSGRYRMAGRGSLAGLMPYGDANQIVVEMASEVLPLVRDTAVLAGVCGTDPFRLMPVFLKQLKEMGFTGVQNFPTVGLIDGQFRQNLEETDMGYYKEVEMIALAHELDMLTCPYVFNEDDAVKMAKAGADILVAHMGLTTKGSIGAKTALTLEESAKRIQAIHDAAKEVNPDILVLCHGGPIAEPEDVQYIFDHTKGIVGFFGASSMERLPTELAIKAQAEKFKSLKIKK from the coding sequence ATGGCAATTAGCAGAGAAGTTGCGTTAAGCAGGTTAAAAAAAGTAGTCGAAGAAGGGAAACCTATAATTGGTGCAGGAGCTGGTACGGGAATTTCAGCTAAGTTTTCCGTACAAGGTGGTGTGGACCTAATCATTATTTACAATTCAGGTCGTTATAGAATGGCAGGGCGAGGCTCTCTTGCGGGGTTGATGCCTTATGGTGATGCAAATCAAATTGTTGTTGAAATGGCAAGCGAAGTTTTGCCACTAGTGAGGGATACTGCTGTTCTTGCAGGAGTTTGTGGCACAGATCCGTTTAGGTTAATGCCGGTTTTTTTAAAACAATTAAAAGAAATGGGATTTACAGGTGTTCAAAATTTCCCTACAGTTGGCTTGATAGATGGTCAATTCCGCCAAAATTTAGAGGAAACAGATATGGGGTATTACAAGGAAGTAGAAATGATAGCTCTTGCACATGAATTAGATATGCTTACATGTCCTTATGTGTTTAATGAAGATGATGCAGTTAAAATGGCTAAAGCAGGTGCGGATATTTTGGTAGCCCATATGGGATTAACTACAAAAGGATCAATTGGTGCTAAAACAGCTCTTACTTTAGAAGAATCTGCTAAACGAATTCAGGCTATACACGATGCAGCAAAAGAAGTAAATCCAGATATCCTTGTTTTGTGCCATGGTGGACCTATTGCTGAACCAGAAGATGTACAATATATTTTTGATCATACAAAAGGTATTGTGGGTTTCTTTGGAGCATCCAGTATGGAACGTCTGCCAACCGAATTAGCAATAAAAGCTCAAGCTGAAAAATTTAAGAGTTTAAAAATAAAAAAATAG
- a CDS encoding Tm-1-like ATP-binding domain-containing protein, whose translation MSKTIVLLGTFDTKGREFAYIKEIIEKRGHQTILIDAGIMGSPLIQPDISRKEVAFKGGSTIEELVSKKDRGFAIDIMSKGASAIVQELYKEGKLDGIISLGGSGGTALATAAMRTLPVGIPKVMVSTMASGDTKPYVGVKDISMMYSVVDISGINRLSASILTNAAGAICGMVEVELPKKSKASGEKPLIGATMFGVTTPCVERVRSILEENGCEVLVFHATGTGGMAMESLIESGFINAVADITTTEWCDELVGGVLSAGPTRLDAAGKAGIPQVVSVGALDMVNFGPMDTVPEKFRSRKLYKHNPTVTLMRTTVEENRKLGEIIAEKLNKAKGPVVLFIPLKGVSAIDREGMPFYDPEADAALFESIKEHLKPHVEIREMNCHINDPEFAEAMAKTLLQLIKK comes from the coding sequence GTGTCGAAAACAATCGTATTACTTGGAACCTTTGATACTAAAGGACGAGAATTTGCGTACATTAAAGAAATAATCGAGAAACGTGGCCATCAAACTATATTAATCGATGCAGGAATTATGGGCTCGCCACTAATACAGCCAGATATTTCTCGAAAAGAAGTGGCTTTCAAGGGTGGCTCTACAATTGAGGAGCTAGTTTCAAAAAAAGATAGGGGATTTGCTATAGACATAATGTCTAAAGGTGCCTCTGCAATTGTCCAAGAACTTTATAAAGAGGGCAAGCTAGACGGAATTATCAGCTTAGGTGGTTCTGGAGGCACTGCATTAGCAACAGCCGCTATGAGGACACTGCCAGTGGGAATTCCCAAAGTAATGGTGTCAACAATGGCGTCTGGCGATACAAAGCCATATGTTGGTGTCAAAGATATCTCAATGATGTATTCGGTAGTAGATATTTCTGGAATAAACAGATTATCAGCTTCTATTTTGACAAATGCTGCAGGTGCTATTTGTGGGATGGTAGAGGTTGAATTACCTAAGAAAAGTAAAGCTTCTGGTGAAAAACCTCTTATTGGTGCTACTATGTTTGGAGTAACTACTCCTTGTGTAGAAAGAGTACGCTCTATTCTTGAAGAAAACGGCTGCGAAGTGCTGGTTTTTCATGCAACAGGAACAGGCGGAATGGCTATGGAAAGTTTAATTGAAAGCGGCTTTATTAACGCTGTGGCTGATATTACTACAACAGAATGGTGTGACGAACTTGTTGGAGGCGTACTTTCTGCAGGCCCAACCAGGCTAGATGCTGCAGGGAAAGCAGGTATACCTCAAGTAGTGTCTGTAGGAGCATTGGATATGGTTAATTTTGGACCAATGGATACAGTACCAGAGAAATTTAGGTCGAGGAAATTATATAAACATAATCCTACTGTAACATTGATGAGAACTACCGTAGAAGAAAATCGCAAATTAGGAGAAATTATAGCCGAAAAACTCAATAAAGCTAAAGGGCCAGTAGTATTATTTATTCCACTGAAAGGAGTTTCTGCTATTGATCGAGAAGGTATGCCTTTTTATGATCCGGAAGCAGATGCTGCATTGTTTGAATCTATTAAAGAACACTTAAAACCGCATGTCGAGATTAGAGAAATGAATTGCCACATTAATGATCCTGAATTTGCCGAAGCAATGGCTAAAACATTGCTTCAATTGATTAAAAAGTAA
- a CDS encoding phosphoenolpyruvate hydrolase family protein, translated as MNRSSTESNMRRDEILKRLKENISKGKAIVGVAVGSGSAARYAEEGGADFILILNAGIFRSAGIPSIASYLPFKSSNEMVMNTGETEIIPRVKKIPVIFGVCATDPLLNYDYFFTRIKRIGFTGVINYPTVCLIDGQYRQYLEETGLGFENEVNFMREASRAGLVTIAYVHDVQDAEAMAKVDVDILCINFGFTVGGKSGIKYGFTLQQAAEKAQQIFSAASRIKPDIIKLVYGGPITYPNDFQYIVETTDAQGYIGGSAIERIPVESSISETTSRFKSIYMLQKENIYLKQELAKKQGFDKIIGNSKVMQELYDLIVKVAETDVNVLITGETGTGKDLVARAIHLHSNRRNGPFITVNCATLPLTLLESELFGYEKGAFTGALQRKLGRFELAQDGTLFLDEIGEMELPLQAKLLRVIQEKEFERIGGLKTIHSDVRIISATNRDLQKTIEEKKFREDLYYRLNVVEIRVPPLRERKDDIPALVSYFVKNINEKFGFDIERISPSAFQVLLEYDWPGNVRELKNVLEHAAVLSNKRSIELKDLPLYLQKYSNTALDRMPEIAELENHKPEIQDTNNKEFYQKLLAKNRWNITKTAQELKISRKTLYKKLKELGLK; from the coding sequence ATGAATAGGAGTTCAACAGAATCTAATATGCGAAGAGATGAAATTTTAAAACGTTTAAAAGAAAATATTTCAAAAGGAAAAGCGATTGTTGGAGTTGCTGTAGGGTCCGGCTCAGCAGCAAGGTATGCAGAGGAAGGAGGAGCGGATTTTATTCTTATATTGAATGCAGGCATATTTCGAAGTGCTGGTATACCTTCCATTGCCTCGTACTTGCCTTTTAAATCTTCAAATGAAATGGTAATGAACACAGGTGAAACAGAGATAATACCCAGAGTTAAAAAAATTCCCGTAATATTTGGAGTTTGTGCTACTGATCCATTGTTAAACTATGACTATTTTTTTACTAGAATTAAAAGAATTGGTTTTACAGGAGTTATTAATTATCCCACTGTATGTCTCATCGATGGACAATATCGACAATATTTAGAAGAAACAGGTTTAGGATTTGAAAATGAAGTAAATTTTATGAGAGAGGCTTCCAGAGCAGGATTAGTTACTATAGCTTATGTACATGATGTACAAGATGCTGAAGCCATGGCTAAAGTTGATGTTGATATCCTATGTATAAATTTTGGATTTACTGTGGGTGGGAAAAGTGGAATTAAATACGGATTTACTTTACAACAAGCAGCCGAAAAAGCTCAACAAATTTTTTCTGCTGCAAGTCGTATAAAACCAGATATCATTAAACTGGTATATGGAGGACCAATTACATATCCTAATGATTTTCAATATATAGTAGAAACTACAGATGCTCAAGGATATATTGGAGGCTCTGCCATAGAAAGAATTCCTGTTGAAAGCAGCATTTCAGAAACTACTTCTAGATTCAAAAGCATTTACATGCTTCAAAAAGAAAATATTTATTTAAAACAAGAATTAGCCAAAAAACAAGGTTTTGATAAAATTATCGGTAATTCTAAGGTTATGCAAGAGCTTTATGACCTTATAGTAAAAGTAGCAGAAACAGATGTGAATGTTTTAATTACTGGTGAAACTGGGACAGGGAAAGACCTTGTTGCCAGAGCAATTCACTTACATAGCAATAGAAGAAATGGACCTTTTATTACCGTTAATTGTGCTACGCTGCCATTGACACTTTTAGAAAGCGAATTATTTGGGTATGAAAAAGGTGCTTTTACCGGGGCATTGCAAAGGAAATTGGGGCGTTTTGAATTGGCGCAAGATGGGACACTTTTTTTAGATGAAATTGGAGAAATGGAACTCCCTTTGCAAGCAAAATTATTGAGGGTTATTCAAGAAAAAGAATTTGAAAGAATTGGAGGACTTAAAACTATTCATTCAGACGTGAGGATTATTTCTGCTACTAATAGGGACTTACAAAAAACTATTGAAGAGAAAAAATTTAGAGAGGATTTGTACTATAGATTAAATGTTGTAGAAATTCGCGTGCCTCCTTTGAGAGAAAGAAAAGATGATATTCCTGCATTAGTAAGCTATTTTGTTAAAAATATAAATGAAAAATTTGGATTCGATATCGAACGAATATCTCCGAGTGCTTTTCAAGTTTTACTTGAATATGACTGGCCAGGTAATGTTAGAGAACTTAAAAATGTACTAGAACATGCAGCTGTGTTGAGTAATAAAAGGAGTATCGAATTAAAAGATTTACCATTATATTTACAAAAATATTCTAATACAGCATTAGATAGGATGCCGGAAATTGCTGAGTTAGAAAATCATAAACCTGAGATTCAAGATACCAATAATAAAGAATTTTATCAAAAACTTTTGGCAAAAAACCGGTGGAATATTACAAAAACTGCACAAGAATTAAAGATAAGTCGAAAAACACTTTACAAAAAATTAAAGGAACTTGGACTTAAATAA
- a CDS encoding acetamidase/formamidase family protein → MIHKLSKENHIFSFSKDNKPVLFVKSGDEIEIETLDCFSNQIQTNEDKLEQMDWNKVNPATGPIYVEGAKEGDVLEVTIKNIEIADKGVVATGKDLGVLGDLMDELYSRVVNIKDGKIIFDEKIFIPIKPMIGVIGVSPKNGNINCGTPGSHGGNMDTALIGEGSKLFLPVFVDGALLALGDLHAVMGDGEVGVSGVEVAGSVTVEVRVVKNLKLVNPLVKTPEVTATIASDESLDKAVKIAVHDMANLFQSFTNLSIEEIATLFSIAGNVQISQVVDPLKTARFSLPNWVLDSYNIVF, encoded by the coding sequence ATGATACACAAATTATCTAAAGAAAATCATATATTTAGTTTTTCCAAAGATAATAAACCTGTACTTTTTGTAAAAAGCGGAGACGAAATAGAAATTGAGACTTTGGATTGCTTTTCAAATCAAATCCAAACAAATGAGGATAAATTAGAACAAATGGATTGGAACAAAGTAAACCCTGCAACAGGCCCTATTTATGTTGAAGGTGCTAAAGAAGGAGATGTTTTGGAAGTCACAATTAAAAATATTGAAATAGCTGATAAAGGTGTAGTGGCAACAGGCAAAGACCTAGGAGTATTGGGTGATTTAATGGATGAACTGTATTCCCGAGTGGTTAATATAAAAGATGGGAAAATTATTTTTGATGAAAAAATTTTTATTCCAATTAAACCTATGATAGGAGTAATTGGCGTTTCACCAAAGAATGGTAATATAAACTGTGGAACACCTGGTTCTCATGGTGGAAATATGGACACTGCACTTATCGGTGAAGGTTCAAAACTTTTTTTGCCAGTATTTGTAGATGGTGCTTTGTTAGCTTTGGGAGATTTACACGCTGTAATGGGAGATGGAGAAGTAGGTGTATCAGGCGTAGAAGTAGCAGGCTCAGTTACAGTAGAAGTTAGAGTTGTAAAAAATTTAAAACTTGTAAATCCTCTCGTAAAAACACCAGAGGTAACAGCAACAATAGCATCAGATGAATCTTTGGATAAAGCAGTAAAAATAGCAGTTCACGATATGGCAAACTTATTTCAAAGTTTTACCAACTTATCAATAGAGGAGATAGCTACACTTTTTAGCATAGCAGGAAATGTACAGATTTCACAAGTAGTAGATCCACTTAAAACTGCACGCTTTAGTTTGCCAAACTGGGTATTGGATAGCTATAACATAGTGTTCTAA
- a CDS encoding APC family permease, protein MENKNDTSLENFGYKQELKRALTIWDLIIYGLIFMVPIAPFGIYGFVADISKGMVALAYAIGIVGMIFTAFSYASMSEAFPIAGSVYSYATKGLNKVIGFFTGWVILLDYLLVPALLYVVSAAALNGIFPAIPVIVWALAFILINTIINIVGIEITAKFNKIVLILELIVLAVFIGVGAFAISHGIDGAKFSFKAFYDPQNFSLGLVMSAVSIAVLSFLGFDGISTLAEETIGGKKTVGRATVLALLFAGILFILQTWVASMVWPDYKAFSNLDVAFYEVANRAGGKWLMLTTSLATAFAWGIANSLAAQAAVSRVLFSMARDQNLPQFLSKVHPKYKTPYIATIFIAILSAVLVAIYSDRIADLTSVINFGALTSFLVLHITVITYFMIKNHSSNIWKHLISPILGFLVIFYVWISLNVHAKILGAAWTLIGIIYYIILKFILKRKPEELNV, encoded by the coding sequence ATGGAAAATAAGAATGATACATCATTAGAGAATTTTGGATATAAGCAAGAATTAAAAAGAGCTTTGACAATTTGGGACTTAATAATATATGGGCTCATCTTTATGGTTCCTATTGCGCCATTTGGTATTTATGGGTTTGTCGCTGATATATCAAAAGGAATGGTTGCGCTTGCCTACGCAATTGGAATAGTAGGAATGATATTTACTGCTTTTAGTTATGCATCAATGTCTGAAGCTTTTCCGATTGCTGGTTCTGTTTATTCATACGCAACTAAAGGTTTGAATAAAGTTATAGGATTCTTTACTGGCTGGGTCATTTTGCTAGATTATTTATTAGTTCCTGCTCTTCTTTACGTTGTCAGTGCAGCTGCTTTAAATGGTATATTTCCAGCTATTCCTGTAATAGTGTGGGCATTAGCATTCATTTTAATAAATACAATAATTAACATTGTAGGAATCGAAATTACAGCTAAGTTTAATAAAATTGTACTAATACTTGAACTTATAGTTTTAGCGGTTTTTATAGGAGTTGGTGCTTTTGCAATTTCTCATGGTATAGATGGAGCAAAATTTTCATTTAAAGCTTTTTATGACCCGCAAAATTTTAGCTTAGGTCTTGTAATGAGTGCTGTTTCTATAGCAGTTTTAAGTTTTCTTGGTTTTGACGGTATAAGTACCCTTGCTGAAGAAACAATAGGTGGTAAAAAAACTGTAGGAAGAGCAACTGTACTTGCACTTTTATTCGCTGGCATATTGTTTATACTTCAAACATGGGTAGCATCAATGGTATGGCCTGATTACAAAGCTTTTTCCAATCTAGACGTAGCTTTTTATGAAGTTGCTAATCGTGCAGGAGGAAAATGGCTCATGCTTACTACTTCTTTGGCAACAGCTTTCGCTTGGGGAATAGCAAACTCATTGGCAGCTCAAGCTGCTGTTTCAAGGGTATTATTCAGTATGGCAAGAGACCAAAACTTACCCCAATTTCTTTCAAAGGTTCATCCAAAATATAAAACTCCTTATATAGCAACTATTTTTATCGCTATACTTTCAGCTGTCCTCGTAGCAATCTATAGTGACAGGATAGCTGATCTTACATCTGTTATAAACTTTGGAGCTTTAACTTCGTTTTTAGTTCTCCACATCACCGTTATAACATATTTTATGATAAAAAATCATTCTAGCAATATATGGAAACACTTAATATCTCCAATTTTAGGCTTTCTAGTTATCTTCTATGTATGGATAAGCCTTAATGTACATGCCAAAATCCTTGGCGCTGCATGGACTTTGATAGGAATAATTTACTACATCATATTAAAATTTATATTAAAACGTAAGCCAGAAGAACTTAATGTATAA
- a CDS encoding SEC-C domain-containing protein has translation MSKIFDIDRNDECICGSGKKYKKCCLPNIEKIEKNLLREIEKEDVFLPYDYEFIRILSVMYGIKLDNKNEAVNVEKLKVLLIESLRERKQQLEELNEENEDEITEELFRKIVSIFRKNEGLKDLRVPVTFIMNLDLDNEEEMERVLDKISNTSFLENYLLNLAYSLRTEKFTEEEMKNIFIWLSIAFIDKTYKIFTTPILEATEFDLIDGEDELEKVLNDAEKLPQDLVNKKVMEIFYKYPIFAEYLSANMFMEMGDDLNYILDPEMEIEIPFYAFYIFYLKFLTKAAELFKKKNTEQQELFDSIFDEVIDEIFDEDIVAEKVYSSILGKIVEIEKTTKNNDLKEKLQNILEFLAIPTNAQISLIKIRFVISLSKYVNNLPQRIDDSDMILENLEQLLSRKFFNEYMSYLESKDFEEVQYLKQLYNKIEEQKVIIYDNMNAIVNALVNRTLLTT, from the coding sequence ATGAGTAAAATTTTTGATATTGATAGAAATGATGAATGTATTTGTGGAAGTGGGAAAAAATATAAAAAATGCTGTCTTCCTAACATAGAAAAAATTGAAAAAAACCTCTTAAGAGAAATAGAAAAGGAAGATGTATTTTTACCTTATGATTATGAATTTATACGAATATTAAGTGTAATGTATGGAATTAAGCTGGATAATAAAAATGAGGCTGTAAATGTGGAAAAATTAAAAGTATTACTAATAGAATCATTGAGAGAAAGAAAACAACAACTGGAAGAACTTAATGAAGAAAATGAAGATGAAATAACCGAAGAGTTATTTAGAAAAATTGTAAGTATATTCAGAAAAAATGAAGGGTTGAAAGACTTAAGAGTCCCAGTTACTTTTATAATGAATCTAGATCTTGATAATGAAGAAGAAATGGAAAGAGTTTTAGATAAAATATCTAATACATCTTTTTTAGAAAACTATTTATTGAATTTAGCCTATTCTCTACGTACAGAAAAATTTACCGAAGAAGAAATGAAGAATATCTTTATCTGGCTTTCGATAGCATTTATAGATAAAACTTATAAGATATTTACAACACCTATCTTAGAAGCAACGGAATTTGACCTTATAGATGGAGAAGATGAATTAGAAAAAGTTTTAAATGATGCAGAAAAATTACCTCAAGACTTAGTAAATAAGAAAGTGATGGAAATCTTCTACAAATATCCTATATTTGCCGAATATTTAAGTGCCAATATGTTTATGGAAATGGGAGATGATTTAAATTATATTTTAGACCCTGAAATGGAAATTGAAATACCATTTTATGCATTTTATATTTTTTATTTAAAGTTCCTTACAAAAGCTGCTGAACTCTTTAAAAAGAAAAACACAGAACAACAAGAACTTTTTGATTCTATATTTGACGAAGTGATAGATGAAATTTTTGATGAAGATATAGTTGCAGAAAAAGTGTATTCTTCTATATTAGGCAAAATAGTAGAAATAGAAAAAACTACAAAAAATAATGACCTCAAAGAAAAGCTTCAAAACATATTAGAATTTTTAGCTATACCAACAAATGCCCAGATTAGTTTAATAAAGATAAGATTCGTTATATCCCTATCTAAGTATGTTAATAATTTACCTCAAAGAATAGATGATAGCGATATGATTTTAGAAAATCTAGAACAGCTATTATCAAGAAAATTTTTTAATGAATATATGTCCTATTTAGAGTCAAAGGATTTTGAAGAAGTACAATACTTAAAACAGCTTTACAATAAAATCGAAGAGCAAAAAGTGATTATATATGATAATATGAATGCAATCGTAAATGCATTGGTCAATCGTACATTATTAACCACATAA
- the fliD gene encoding flagellar filament capping protein FliD, giving the protein MASLIDTNYWYMYPYYSEYSYLFNMTNPLTSIQNITPSNIFEIAQQAMYINNENQQLPTQITNVLVMLNSYANNLADTAAQLQLTSPNSVFNQMVATSSDPNSISATAQAGATASTYNVSVNQLAVAQQNIGTSLASNSITSLTPGTYSFTVQVGGKQYNISFNVNQGDTNQTVLNNMAQAINSANMGITAIVNNDPYLGTSQLVLNANSTGTNNAFTLTDVTGNAVSYTGANTVSVAAANATYTINGVSNTSQSNTIYLDNNNLAITFNKTASNVTVTVTHDIQAISNSINNFVNEYNKMITYVNQNQQYISPLVTSELVQSYEYQAANLQAIGIIQNPDMTLSIDQNTLNSALQNNFNTVQTAFAGYNGLAVNVGQLAEQIAESPLTAYANEMVPIGNNYMGLYNSLGMLDTSLIWSMLLPSGQFVNSFI; this is encoded by the coding sequence ATGGCAAGCCTCATTGATACAAATTATTGGTATATGTATCCTTATTACAGTGAGTATAGTTATCTTTTTAATATGACTAATCCATTGACTTCAATACAAAATATTACACCAAGTAATATATTTGAAATTGCACAGCAAGCGATGTATATAAATAATGAGAATCAACAATTGCCAACGCAAATAACTAATGTTCTTGTAATGTTAAATAGCTATGCGAACAATCTAGCAGATACAGCAGCCCAACTTCAACTTACATCACCAAATAGTGTCTTTAATCAGATGGTTGCTACATCCAGTGACCCAAATTCCATAAGTGCAACAGCTCAAGCGGGTGCAACTGCTTCTACTTATAATGTATCTGTAAATCAGCTTGCTGTGGCTCAACAAAATATTGGAACGAGCTTAGCAAGTAACAGCATTACAAGCCTTACACCTGGGACTTACAGCTTTACTGTACAAGTAGGTGGTAAGCAGTATAATATATCCTTCAATGTTAATCAAGGTGATACAAATCAAACTGTTTTAAATAATATGGCTCAAGCAATTAACTCTGCTAATATGGGAATTACAGCTATTGTAAATAATGATCCGTATCTTGGTACAAGCCAGTTAGTATTGAATGCAAATAGCACTGGAACAAATAATGCATTTACATTGACTGATGTTACTGGCAATGCAGTTTCTTATACCGGTGCAAATACAGTATCAGTGGCAGCAGCAAATGCAACTTATACTATTAATGGTGTGAGTAATACCTCTCAATCAAATACTATTTATCTTGACAATAACAATTTAGCCATAACATTTAATAAAACGGCAAGTAATGTCACTGTTACAGTTACACATGATATACAAGCTATAAGCAACAGTATCAATAATTTTGTTAATGAATACAACAAAATGATAACATATGTAAATCAAAACCAGCAATATATAAGCCCCCTTGTTACTTCGGAACTTGTGCAAAGTTATGAATATCAAGCAGCAAATTTGCAAGCGATCGGAATTATTCAAAATCCAGATATGACTCTCTCTATCGATCAAAATACCTTAAACAGTGCGCTGCAGAATAATTTTAATACGGTCCAAACAGCTTTTGCTGGTTACAATGGTTTAGCTGTAAATGTGGGTCAACTTGCCGAGCAAATAGCCGAGAGTCCCCTCACAGCCTATGCAAATGAAATGGTGCCAATAGGTAATAATTATATGGGGCTTTATAATTCACTTGGAATGTTGGATACTTCTTTAATCTGGTCAATGTTGCTGCCATCAGGGCAATTTGTAAATTCATTTATTTAA